From the genome of Salvelinus fontinalis isolate EN_2023a chromosome 20, ASM2944872v1, whole genome shotgun sequence, one region includes:
- the si:dkey-221h15.4 gene encoding epidermal retinol dehydrogenase 2 isoform X2: MRCSADKPVHYSYATIRNELQMPPRKDVEGEIVLVTGAANGIGKLIAKELGRRGATLVLWDVDWEALDETAKELRQILDIRVYAYACDCSRRSEVYKVADMVKREVGDVSILVNNAGVVTGKYTFTEAPDNLVDRTLRVNVAAHFWTYKAFLPTMMSRNHGHLVCVACHGGLFAMNGLADYCASKFAAVGFAESIALEMLVLKKEGVKTTIVCPYLINTTMFGGCQTKWPSFLPIMDKRDAAKMIVDAILREKMYLLLPSSLYFLMALKSFMPAKLGIILVNFFGGLDLMDRFRGVPVPILPYKKPLRQRYDSIGEPQNAIVYHN; this comes from the exons ATGCGTTGTAGTGCAGATAAACCTGTACACTACAGTTATGCCACTATACGAAATGAGTTACAAATG CCACCCAGGAAGGACGTGGAAGGGGAAATAGTGTTGGTAACAGGGGCCGCCAATGGTATTGGCAAACTGATAGCCAAGGAGCTGGGTCGTCGTGGGGCTACCTTGGTCCTTTGGGACGTCGACTGGGAAGCTCTTGATGAGACAGCCAAGGAACTTCGCCAGATACTGGACATACGTGTCTATGCCTATGCTTGTGACTGCAGTCGACGGAGTGAGGTGTATAAAGTTGCAGACATG GTAAAGAGGGAGGTGGGGGATGTTTCCATCTTGGTGAATAATGCAGGAGTAGTGACAGGAAAGTACACCTTCACAGAGGCCCCAGACAACCTGGTggacagaacactgagggtcAATGTCGCTGCTCACTTCTGG ACATACAAGGCTTTCCTGCCCACTATGATGTCCAGGAACCATGGGCATCTTGTGTGTGTGGCCTGTCATGGAGGACTGTTTGCTATGAACGGATTAGCAG ACTACTGTGCAAGCAAGTTTGCAGCTGTTGGATTTGCTGAATCCATTGCCTTAGAGATGCTTGTACTCAAGAAGGAGGGGGTCAAAACTACTATAGTATGTCCTTACTTGATCAACACAACCATGTTTGGAGGATGTCAGACAAA GTGGCCGTCTTTTCTGCCCATCATGGACAAGAGGGATGCAGCAAAGATGATTGTTGATGCAATCCTGAGGGAGAAGATGTATTTACTGCTACCCTCCAGTCTGTACTTCCTCATGGCATTAAAAAG CTTCATGCCAGCCAAGTTGGGCATCATCTTGGTGAATTTCTTTGGAGGATTGGATTTAATGGATAGATTCAGGGGAGTCCCAGTGCCCATTCTGCCCTACAAAAAGCCTCTGCGCCAAAGATATGACAGCATTGGGGAACCACAGAATGCAATAGTCTATCACAACTAG
- the si:dkey-221h15.4 gene encoding epidermal retinol dehydrogenase 2 isoform X1, whose protein sequence is MHNQLIQCFEGFLLNLCYIKEFLELIIGAIFYLFEALVRLFIQPPRKDVEGEIVLVTGAANGIGKLIAKELGRRGATLVLWDVDWEALDETAKELRQILDIRVYAYACDCSRRSEVYKVADMVKREVGDVSILVNNAGVVTGKYTFTEAPDNLVDRTLRVNVAAHFWTYKAFLPTMMSRNHGHLVCVACHGGLFAMNGLADYCASKFAAVGFAESIALEMLVLKKEGVKTTIVCPYLINTTMFGGCQTKWPSFLPIMDKRDAAKMIVDAILREKMYLLLPSSLYFLMALKSFMPAKLGIILVNFFGGLDLMDRFRGVPVPILPYKKPLRQRYDSIGEPQNAIVYHN, encoded by the exons ATGCACAACCAACTGATCCAGTGTTTCGAGGGCTTTCTGTTAAATTTGTGTTACATAAAGGAATTTTTGGAGCTCATTATTGGAGCAATATTTTACCTGTTTGAGGCCCTTGTGCGTCTGTTCATCCAGCCACCCAGGAAGGACGTGGAAGGGGAAATAGTGTTGGTAACAGGGGCCGCCAATGGTATTGGCAAACTGATAGCCAAGGAGCTGGGTCGTCGTGGGGCTACCTTGGTCCTTTGGGACGTCGACTGGGAAGCTCTTGATGAGACAGCCAAGGAACTTCGCCAGATACTGGACATACGTGTCTATGCCTATGCTTGTGACTGCAGTCGACGGAGTGAGGTGTATAAAGTTGCAGACATG GTAAAGAGGGAGGTGGGGGATGTTTCCATCTTGGTGAATAATGCAGGAGTAGTGACAGGAAAGTACACCTTCACAGAGGCCCCAGACAACCTGGTggacagaacactgagggtcAATGTCGCTGCTCACTTCTGG ACATACAAGGCTTTCCTGCCCACTATGATGTCCAGGAACCATGGGCATCTTGTGTGTGTGGCCTGTCATGGAGGACTGTTTGCTATGAACGGATTAGCAG ACTACTGTGCAAGCAAGTTTGCAGCTGTTGGATTTGCTGAATCCATTGCCTTAGAGATGCTTGTACTCAAGAAGGAGGGGGTCAAAACTACTATAGTATGTCCTTACTTGATCAACACAACCATGTTTGGAGGATGTCAGACAAA GTGGCCGTCTTTTCTGCCCATCATGGACAAGAGGGATGCAGCAAAGATGATTGTTGATGCAATCCTGAGGGAGAAGATGTATTTACTGCTACCCTCCAGTCTGTACTTCCTCATGGCATTAAAAAG CTTCATGCCAGCCAAGTTGGGCATCATCTTGGTGAATTTCTTTGGAGGATTGGATTTAATGGATAGATTCAGGGGAGTCCCAGTGCCCATTCTGCCCTACAAAAAGCCTCTGCGCCAAAGATATGACAGCATTGGGGAACCACAGAATGCAATAGTCTATCACAACTAG